One window from the genome of Schistocerca piceifrons isolate TAMUIC-IGC-003096 chromosome 1, iqSchPice1.1, whole genome shotgun sequence encodes:
- the LOC124710921 gene encoding 60S ribosomal protein L17-like — protein MGRYSHEPDNATKSYKVQGSNLRVHFKNTRETAMALRGRSLRRAVKYLNNVVEKKECVPFRRFNVGVGRCARAKHWGTTHGHWPKKSAEFFLQLLKNAESNAVYKGFDVDSCVMEHIKVNRAPCLRRRTYRSHVRINRYMSSPCHIEVALTENEDIVAKATEEEPTKKKVPKMKLARQKEKMMRD, from the coding sequence ATGGGGCGGTATTCACACGAACCTGACAACGCTACAAAGTCGTATAAAGTACAAGGCTCTAACCTCCGTGTCCATTTTAAGAACACAAGGGAGACTGCAATGGCACTGAGGGGAAGGTCGTTGAGAAGAGCAGTCAAATATTTGAAcaatgttgttgagaagaaagaaTGTGTTCCATTTCGCAGATTCAATGTTGGAGTTGGTCGCTGTGCTCGGGCAAAGCACTGGGGCACAACTCACGGCCACTGGcctaagaaatctgcagagttctttcTTCAGTTACTGAAAAATGCGGAGTCAAATGCAGTTTACAAGGGCTTCGATGTTGATAGCTGTGTCATGGAACATATTAAGGTCAACCGTGCACCATGCCTGAGGAGAAGAACCTACCGTTCACATGTAAGAATAAATCGATACATGAGCTCTCCCTGCCACATTGAGGTGGCTCTTACTGAAAACGAGGATATTGTTGCGAAAGCAACTGAGGAAGAGCCCACAAAGAAGAAAGTACCAAAGATGAAACTGGCTAGGCAGAAAGAAAAGATGATGAGAGATTAA